AGAGCAGTGTCTGCCCCAGATTGATACCCGTAGGTTTCCCCTGACACAGGAGGGCGTAGCCCAGGCAGTGGCGGAGGTTGCCTTGGAGTTACAGCGCATGGCGGGGATGGAGGTAGAGTTTGCCACGGCACGAGCAACTAGCGATCGGGATGTATATAATTGTGTGTTTGAGTACCAGTACGAGGAATGTGGGCGTTATGCAGCGCGGGCGGCGGTCAGGTTGTGTCAGGATGTGCTGGAAACGGGGACTTATAAAGAACTAGAGGATGACCGCAAGGACTTAGAGGAAATTAAGCTAGATTCCCAGCTGGGACCGAGTACGGATTCTATTGTGGCAGAGGCTAAGGCACGGAAAATTCCCTGGCTGGAACTGGGCAGCAGAGCGATGATTCAACTGGGGTATGGGGTCTATCAAAAACGCATCCAGGCAACCCTGACCGATCGTAGTGGCATTTTGGCGGTGGAGCTGGCTTGTGATAAGGAGGGGACAAAGCGGATTCTCCAGGATTCGGGGATTCCTGTGCCCAGGGGGACAGTAATTAAATCGCTCAAGTACCTAGAGGATGCCATTGAGGAGGTAGGGGGTTTCCCCATTGTGGTTAAACCACTGGATGGCAATCACGGTAGGGGGATCACGATCGATGTGCGCAGTGTAGAGGAGGCGGAGGCTGCTTTTGCCCTAGCCCAGCAGGTATCAGATGGGGTGATTATTGAGAAATTCCACCGGGGTAGAGATTATCGCGTGTTGGTGATCGATGGACGGGTGGTGGCGGTAGCAGAACGGGTACCTGCCCATGTGATCGGTGATGGGCGCTCGACAATTGCAGAATTAGTGGAAATTACCAACCAAGACCCCCGGCGGGGTGTGGGGCACGACAACGTTCTGACTAAGATTGTGGTTGACCAGACCAGTTTAGCTGTCCTCAAGCGCCAGGGATTTACCCTAGAGAGTGTACCCCGATCGGGGGAAGTGGTCTACTTGCGGGCAACGGCGAATTTGAGTACGGGGGGTATTTCCGTCGATCGCACGGATGAGATTCACCCAGAGAATGTGTGGCTATGTCAGCGGGTGGCACGGATTATTGGTTTGGATATTGCAGGGATTGATGTGGTTACCCCTGATATTCGCCAGCCGATTCGGGCAACGGACGGGGTAATTGTGGAAGTCAATGCGGCGCCTGGGTTTCGTATGCACACTGCCCCCAGTGTGGGATTGCCCCGCAATGTGGGTGAACCGGTGATAGATATGTTGTTCCCGCCGGGCAGCCCCTGTCGTATCCCAATTATCGCAGTGACGGGCACAAACGGCAAGACTACAACCACTCGCCTAATTGCTCATATTTTCAAGCAGACGCATAAAGTAGTGGGCTATACCACCACCGATGGCATCTACATTGGTGACTGGTTAGTAGAGAAAGGAGACACTACTGGACCCTACAGTGCCCAGGTCATTCTGCGGGACCCCACGGTGGAAGTGGCGGTATTAGAGACGGCGCGGGGAGGAATTCTACGGTCAGGTTTAGGTTTCGATCGAGCGGATGTGGGGATTGTCTTGAATGTGCAAGCAGATCACCTGGGTCTGGGGGATATAGACACGATCGAGGATTTAGCGGAATTAAAGAGTGTAGTGGTGCGGGCAGCAGCAGGTTACGCTATTTTGAATGCCGAAGACCCCTTAGTAGCGGCAATGGCAAAGGTAGTGACAGCGGAAGTGGCATACTTTTCCCTTGACCCCCATTTGTCTTTAGTACGGGAGCACGTGCGCCAGGGAGGGATAGCAGCGGTATATGAGAATGGCTATCTCTCGATCGTGAAGAACGGTTGGACAATACGCATAGAACAGGCGGCTAATGTGCCCTTGACCCTGGGGGGCAAAGCAGAATTCATGATTCAAAATTGTTTGGCGGCGGTGTTGGCTGCCTATGTGCAGGGCGTGAGAGTTGAGCAAATCCGCAAAGCCTTGACCACTTTCGTTGCTTCTGCTGACCAGACCCCTGGGCGCATGAACCTGTTCAATATGGGTAAGTTTCACGTCCTGGTGGACTACGCCCACAATCCCGCGGGCTACCGTGCCATTTCCGGGTTTATCAACAGCTGGCAGGGGGAAAAGATTGGTGTAATTGGGGCACCGGGCGATCGACGCAATGCGGACATCGAAGAACTAGGGGAATTAGCAGCGGAGATGTTCGATCGGGTGATTATTAAAGAGGATAGTGACCGTAGGGGCAGAGAGCGCCATGAGGTGGCAGACTTGTTATGCCGCGGGATCACCCATGTCAGCCCTAATTTCCCCTATCAAATTATCCTCGATGAAAAGGAAGCGATTACTAAAGCTCTGGCAATTGCCCCCGATCGCTCCTTGGTGGTCATCTTCCCAGAGAAGGTGGATCAAACGATCGAGATTATCAAAAAAGCCATGCCCTGATTATGCCTGGGAGGGATTGTCTGGACAGAGGGGCAGGAGTAACATAGGGAAGAGAGTTTTAGTAATGATCATGACGGAACCGAGCCAACTGCCGCAGATAGAAGACCCCAAATTTGGCTTTAATACCTATGCGGAGCGCTTAAACGGTAGGGCAGCAATGGTAGGGTTTGTACTTGCCCTGGTGATTGAATACTTTACCCATCAGGGTGTACTAGCTTGGTTAGGCATTATCAATCCTGCCAATTATTAGTAGAAGCAATCGATCGTTTTGGCTAGTGGCGGGAGCTGGTCTGGCTATAGACCAGGTGACTAAGCTATTGGTAATGAAACTGATGGAGCTGCATCAGAGTATTCCCCTGTGGAGGGGTGTCTTCCATTTGACCTACGTGACTAATACAGGGGCAGCCTTTAGTTTATTCAGTCAAAATCCGATCGGTTTGAAATGGATTTCCCTGCTTGTGAGTTTGGGATTGGTGATCTTAGGCTGGCGGGCAAGGAATTGGCACCCTTGGGAGAAAGTAGGATTCGGTCTCATTTTGGCGGGGGCAGCGGGCAATGGCATCGATCGATTTTTATACGGTTATGTCATTGATTTTTTGGATTTGCGCTTAATTCGTTTTCCTGTGTTCAACGTAGCTGATGTGTGCATTAACTTAGGATTAGCTTGTCTTCTAGTCTATCTATGGCAGCATCCCCGATAGCCCCTTGGCGCTCACCCCTAGCCCGTGCCCTCCATTATCACAAGGAACCCCATGCCCGTTACGTCCAGTTAGCTACTGTTTCCCCCCAGAGTTTGCCCCACAATCGCACAGTAGTA
This region of Pseudanabaenaceae cyanobacterium SKYG29 genomic DNA includes:
- the lspA gene encoding signal peptidase II — translated: MSRSNRSFWLVAGAGLAIDQVTKLLVMKLMELHQSIPLWRGVFHLTYVTNTGAAFSLFSQNPIGLKWISLLVSLGLVILGWRARNWHPWEKVGFGLILAGAAGNGIDRFLYGYVIDFLDLRLIRFPVFNVADVCINLGLACLLVYLWQHPR
- a CDS encoding chlorophyll a/b-binding protein, which encodes MTEPSQLPQIEDPKFGFNTYAERLNGRAAMVGFVLALVIEYFTHQGVLAWLGIINPANY
- the cphA gene encoding cyanophycin synthetase, with the translated sequence MKILKTQALRGPNFWHIDRHQLIVVRLDLEGNIHHLERFYRELEQCLPQIDTRRFPLTQEGVAQAVAEVALELQRMAGMEVEFATARATSDRDVYNCVFEYQYEECGRYAARAAVRLCQDVLETGTYKELEDDRKDLEEIKLDSQLGPSTDSIVAEAKARKIPWLELGSRAMIQLGYGVYQKRIQATLTDRSGILAVELACDKEGTKRILQDSGIPVPRGTVIKSLKYLEDAIEEVGGFPIVVKPLDGNHGRGITIDVRSVEEAEAAFALAQQVSDGVIIEKFHRGRDYRVLVIDGRVVAVAERVPAHVIGDGRSTIAELVEITNQDPRRGVGHDNVLTKIVVDQTSLAVLKRQGFTLESVPRSGEVVYLRATANLSTGGISVDRTDEIHPENVWLCQRVARIIGLDIAGIDVVTPDIRQPIRATDGVIVEVNAAPGFRMHTAPSVGLPRNVGEPVIDMLFPPGSPCRIPIIAVTGTNGKTTTTRLIAHIFKQTHKVVGYTTTDGIYIGDWLVEKGDTTGPYSAQVILRDPTVEVAVLETARGGILRSGLGFDRADVGIVLNVQADHLGLGDIDTIEDLAELKSVVVRAAAGYAILNAEDPLVAAMAKVVTAEVAYFSLDPHLSLVREHVRQGGIAAVYENGYLSIVKNGWTIRIEQAANVPLTLGGKAEFMIQNCLAAVLAAYVQGVRVEQIRKALTTFVASADQTPGRMNLFNMGKFHVLVDYAHNPAGYRAISGFINSWQGEKIGVIGAPGDRRNADIEELGELAAEMFDRVIIKEDSDRRGRERHEVADLLCRGITHVSPNFPYQIILDEKEAITKALAIAPDRSLVVIFPEKVDQTIEIIKKAMP